The genomic DNA TGTTTGTTGCGGTGCGGGCGATGGCGCCGGTGACCGGAATTCCCCCGAAAAGCGGTACTGCAATATTCGCTACTCCCTGAGCTACCAGTTCGACGTTGGAGTTGTGCCGGTCTCCGCTCATGGAGTCGGCAACGACTGCTGACAGGAGGCTTTCTATGGCTGCGAGGAGTGCTACGGTGATTGCCGAGGGGAGTAGCGGGAATATGAGGTCGACGCGGAATTCGGGAAACGCGATATCAGGAAACCCTGTGGGAATACCGCCGAACCGGCTTCCGATTGTTTCAACCGGCAGGTCGAAAAGCGCCACGGCCGTCGTAGCCCCTATTAGGGCGACTATCGAGCCCGGAACCCGCTTAGTCAGCCGTGCCACTCCGATCACGACCGTAAGGGAAAGGAGCGCAAGGAGGATAGTGCCGGGACTGACGGCGGCAATGTTGTTTCCGATCCACACCATGCGGTGCAGGAATTCGCTCGGAACTACCCCCGGTCCGGAGATGCCGAGAAAATCTTTGATCTGGGTCGATGCTATGAGGACGGCGATGCCGTTTGTGAAGCCTATGACGACCGGTCGCGGGATAAACTTCACTGCATTTCCAAGTCCCGTTATGCCTAAAATGAGGAGGATTACCCCTGCCATCATAGTTACCATCAGCAGTCCGGAGAGGGAGTAACGGGCTATTATGGCGGCGATGACCACGACGAAAGCTCCCGTGGGACCACCTATCTGTGTCCGTGAGCCACCCAGCGCGGAAATGAGAAAACCCGCGATGACGGCAGTATATATTCCTGCCTGAGGGGTTACGCCTGATGAAATGCCGAAAGCCATTGCTAGAGGAAGGGCGACAAGTCCGACGGTGATGCCGGCCGTGGCGTCCGCGGCTAGATCGGAGCGGGTGTAGTTGCGAAGCGAGATGAGAGACTTGGGGGTCCAGGATGAGCAATTGGGCGTTGATCGTCGAGTTTCCATTGACTCCTCAGGATCTGCGGAAGGCCGCAGCGACCTTCCCAGGGCAGCCGTCTGTTTCAGTCTTCTTTTGATACGTTCAATTCTTCTGCGCCTATCAACCGCGGAGGTACTCCCTGTGCGCCTAGAATCGTCACGAGCTTTTCAAGTCCGTGCATAATTTCCGCCCGCTCCTGCTGGGGGAGTGTCTCCAGGCCACGTGCTATGGTGCTGGTGGCAACTTCAGGCGAATGTTCGACAAGTGCCATTCCTTCTTCCGTCAGAGTTATCTCGACCACCCGACGGTCTTCTTCGGAGCGCGTCCGCGCCACCAAGCCGCGTTTTTCAAGTCGGTCGAGGATTCCTCCTACTGTCGCAGGGTGAAGATACATGCGGCGGGCAAGGCTCGTGAGGCTCAATGGACCTAACCTGGCGATTGTCATTATGGCCCATGCCTGTGGGCCGGTTAGGCCGGTTTCCTTTTCTACCTTTTTCGACTGTTCATTTACCACTTGAAAGACTCTGCGGATATTGTCAAGAATTTCGGCAACTTCTAGCTCGGCGGGCGTAGGTGTGAGTCCTGGCATAGATACCTTTGCTATGCAAAAATTTTGTATACCGTGCATTTTTGCATATCTAACATTGTATAACAACGTTTTTTTATTCTAATTTGTGGGCATTTAGTTTCGTAAGTGGCAGTGGGAAACAAGGCTGCTCTTTATTGAGGGCGGCCGTTGCGTTGACTGAGGGTTCAGCCGTGGTAAACAGATAACTAACAGTATGTAAAATCATTCCGGTCGCAATCGGCTCAGACGGGGCGACCGAACCGTGCAGATGGAAAGGAGAGCCTAGATGTCGACACGCATTCAGAAAATCACCCCCTTTCTGTGGTTCGAGAACCAGGCCGAAGAGGCTGTAGGTTATTATACGTCCATTTTCAATAATTCCCGGATTACCAGCACTACTTACTATAGTGCGGAAGGGGCAGAGGTTTCTGGACGGCCAAAAGGGACAGTCATGACCGTTGCATTCCAACTGGAAGGTCAGGATTTTATAGCCTTGAACGGCGGGCCATACTTTACATTCAACCAGGCGATATCGTTCGTTGTGAACTGCGAATCTCAGGAGGAACTGGATTACTTTTGGGAGAGGCTCTCGGAAGGGGGGGACCCAAAGTCGCAACAGTGTGGCTGGCTTAAGGACCGATACGGCGTCTCCTGGCAGGTTGTGCCGACCGTTCTGGGAGAACTCCTGAATGGTCCAGATGCCGACCGATCGCGAAGGGTTATGAAGGTGATGCTGCAGATGACCAAGATCGACATAGAGGATCTTATGGCCGCAGCTCAGGGCGCGGGTGTCACTTAGAATTGTAAAAAAAAACCTTCCATTCCTGGAAGGCTTTCTGCACTTACACAGTCTCAGTGAATCGTAATTTTTTTAACTTTCTCTTTTGATTCTTCCGTTCTGGGGATTCTGATTTCAAGTACCCCATCCTTGAATGTGGCCGAAGCTTCCTCCGTCTTCACTTCAGTAGGGAGGAAGATGCTCCGGCTGAATGAGCCGTACGACCGTTCGAGCTGGTAGTAGTCCTTGTTTTCCACCTTCTCTTCTTTTTTCTTCTCTCCCGAAATAGTGAGAACGTTTTCTTTGAAAGTGACATCTATCTCCTCTTTTGAGATGCCTGGAACTTCTGCTTTGACCACTACGCTGTTCCCCTCTTCAAAGACATCCACATGTGGTGCATGAACCTGTTCGAACTCGGAAAAGGACCTTGACCATGGTGTCCGAGTCAACAGGGAGAAAGGATGCTTGAAGAATTCGTCGAACATCCTTTCCATCCTTTCCATCTCATGAAAAGGGGATAGCGCCATTTGCGGAGTCCTTGGACCAAGATCTTTAGTTCCTCTTCTTTCTGCCATGGCTTGTTCCTCCCTTCTCCTGATTCATCTCCCTGACTAAATATTATCAAAAGATGAGAATGAATTTCAACGTGTAAGTTTTGTTTTCATCAACGATAATAGGTGACTAGGGGTTGAGGGGGCGTCAGCAAGCCTCTGAAATGTGGTGAGGAACCCACATGAGCTTGGAACCGGAACGAAGGCTTTGACAAAAGCATTCATAATGCTTGTGTTGTCATTTCATTACGTCTGGAGTATCTTCCAGATTTACGTGTACAGGCGATTAAGACCCGCCATGGAGTGGATCGGGATATGAGGGCTTCGCAGAGGTTGCTAAAGAAGATGGATCGGCTTGTAGGTAAGCCTGCCGTTGCACTTCTTCCTTCGCCTCCCAGACGGGAGATTCCGCAGCATCCGCGGAGAATACTGGTTATACGCCCCGGCGGCATAGGTGATGCGGTACAATTGATTCCCACCTTGGGTACGTTGCTTGATCTATTTCCGGGAGTAACCATAGATGTCCTGGCAGAGCGACGAAACGCGGGCGTCTTTGCTCTCTGGAGCGGAGTCGGTACGGTATACCGCTATGATACCCTTTCGGACCTTTTTGCCCTCCTTGGCCGTGAATACGATGTGGTGATAGATACGGAGCAGTGGCATCGCCTTTCCGCAGTGGTTGCAAGATCTATACGTGCCCGAGTATCCATAGGGTTCGGGACGAACGAGAGAAAGCGGCTCTTTACAGAAGTGGTGCCTTACTCTCAAGAGATGCATGAAACCTTCTCATTCCTGAATCTGCTCCGTCCTCTCGGGCTGCACGAACTACATGAAATTCCCTCTAAGTTTCTTTCGGTTCCTCCTTCGGCAAAGGCGCGAGCGACGGATATGCTTGGATGTTACGTCACTAAGCCGTTTGTGGTTCTGTTTCCGGGTGCGAGCATCCCTGAGCGCCGCTGGGGGGCGGAACGTTTTCGTGCTGTTGCTGAGGCGTTGTGCTGCCGCGGGATACCTATAGCTGTGGTTGGTGGCAATGAAGACCGAAACGCAGGGACGGTAATTACTGCGGGAAATGTCGGACTGGATCTCACCGGCAGGAGTTCACTCATTGAAGCTGCTGCCATTATTGAAAAAGCCTCGGTTCTGGTCTCAGGCGATTCAGGTCTTCTTCATATAGGTGCGGCTCTCGGCATTCCCACAGTCTCGCTCTTCGGGCCGGGGAGAGCAGACAAATGGGCGCCGATGGGCGAAAGTCACATTGTCATCAACAGGCGGTTACCTTGCTCTCCATGTACGATCTTCGGCTATACTCCGAGATGCACGAGAGGGGTTCAATGCATGTCTGAGACAGGCGTGGACGAGGTAGCGCAGAGTGTCCTTAAGCTGGTTCAGCATCAGAGCGCCCGCTGTAACGAAAGAATTCCAACAAAACCCTTGACACCTTGAGTTTGAACTGGTATCAGTGTTGTGTTTTTACGCAGGCGCGTAGCTCAGGGGGAGAGCGCTACCTTGACACGGTAGAGGTCGGCGGTTCGAGACCGCCCGCGCCTACCATTAAAACAGTGCGAAGTCGGAGGAACTGCAGGGGCATCGAAGTTCGATGCCTCTTTCTGTTACGGGGCATCCATGAGTGAAATCACGATAACGCTGCCGGATGGTTCATCCAGGACGCTGCCAGAGGGCGCAACCATCTTTGACGCCGCCGCATCCATAGGCGCCGGGCTTGCCAAGGCTGCCATCGCCGGAAAGGTGGATGGCCAACTGGTAGACGTAGCTGCTGTGGTGCCGGACCGTGCAAAGGTCGAGATAATAACGGAGAAAAGCCCGGAGGCACTCGAGATCATCCGCCACTCCACTTCACACCTCATGGCCCAGGCGGTCAAAGAGCTTTTTCCTGACGCGAAAGTGACTATCGGTCCTGCTATTGAAACCGGCTTCTACTACGACTTCGACGTCCAAAAGCCCTTTTCCCCTGAAGATCTTGAAAAAATTGAACGAAAGATGGCCGAACTTGCAAGCGCAAACCTTAAGATAGAACGCCAGGTTCTTTCGAAGGCGGAAGCGCTCGAGCTTTTTGGCCGGATGGGGGAAATCTACAAGGTTGAACTGATCGAAGATCTGCCTGCTGAGACAGTGTCGGTGTATCGTCAGGGCAGCTTTGTCGATCTCTGTCGAGGTCCCCATCTTCCCTCCACGTCGTGGTGCAAGGCTTTCAAGGTAACATCCATAGCCGGAGCGTACTGGCGTGGCGACGAAAAACGGAAAATGCTCCAGCGGGTCTACGGCACTGCGTTCATTGATAAAAAAGAGCTTGATGCATATCTGATGAGGCTTGAGGAGGCAAAGCGTCGCGACCATAGAAAGCTGGGGCGCGAACTGGACCTCTTTTCCTTTTCTGACGAAGTGGGCGCAGGACTCGTAATCTGGCATCCCAAGGGGGCCATGCTGCGAACCGTCCTCGAGGATTTCGAAAGAAAGGAGCATTTCCGGCGGGGATACGATATTGTTCTGGGCCCCCAGATTCTGAAAACAGAGCTGTGGCAGCGGTCCGGGCATTACGAAAACTACCGCGAAAACATGTATTTTACCGAGGTGGATGAGCAGAGCTACGGTGTGAAGCCTATGAACTGCCTCTCCCACATGATGATATACAAGTCCCAGCTCCGCAGTTATCGCGACCTGCCCCTGCGTTTCTTCGAGCTTGGGACTGTTCATCGGCACGAGAGGGCCGGAGTGCTTCATGGACTCCTTCGTGTCCGCGGTTTTACCCAGGATGATGCACACATCCTCTGCACACCGGAGCAGCTCGATGAAGAAATCAAGGGAGTCATATCATTTGTTAATGATGTGATGGGCATTTTCGGCTTCGAGTATGAGATGGAACTTTCCACCCGTCCGGAGAAATCCATAGGCTCCGATGAGGATTGGGAGCGAGCGACGAACGCTCTCCTGGGTGCGCTACGTGATACCGGTCGACCCTTCGAGATCAATGAAGGGGATGGTGCTTTCTACGGGCCGAAGATAGATATCAAGCTGCGCGACGCTCTTGACAGGAGATGGCAGTGTGCTACAATCCAGTGCGATTTTACCCTGCCGGAGCGCTTTGATCTTACCTATATAGACGCTGGGGGTGAAAAAAAGCGCCCGGTCATGGTGCATCGGGTTATTCTCGGTGCCATTGAACGGTTCATCGGTGTCCTTATCGAGCACTACGCCGGAAGTTTCCCCGTTTGGCTTTCTCCTGTGCAGGCGATAGTGCTGACAGTAACGGATGCTCAGCAGCCCTTCGCGGAAGAGGTGTTTCAGCAGTTGCGCCAACTTGGAATCAGGGTTCAGAAGGATTTTCGAAATGAAAAGCTAGGATTCAAGATTCGGGAAGCCCAGTTGCAGAAAATCCCGTACATGCTTGTAATCGGAAACCAGGAAGTGGAATCTGCCACTGTAACCCCGAGGCAGCGGGATGGACAGAACCTTCCTGCAATGAAGATTGATCAGTTCTGTGAACATATAGAGAAGGAAGTCCGAAGTTTTCATTAGGAGGTGGCACCATAGCTAAACCTACAGTTAACATCAATCAGGCAATCCGAGCACGGGAAGTTCGAGTCATCGGTGCCGACAGCGAACAATTGGGGATTCTTCCCATCGGGGAGGCGCTGTCACTGGCCGAGAGCCAACAGCTGGATCTTGTTGAGGTGTCGCCGACTGCCGTTCCTCCGGTTTGCCGAATCATGGACTTCGGGAAATACAAGTATCAGCAGAGTAAAAAGCTTCAAGAGGCAAAAAAGAAGCAGGTGCAGGTACAACTTAAGGAAGTCAAGCTTCGTCCGAAAACAGACGAGCATGACCTTCAGTTCAAGATAAAGCATGTCCGCCGATTCCTGGAGGAAGGGAATAAAGCAAAAATAACCCTCGTATTCCGCGGGAGGGAGATTACCCACATGAACCTGGGGCAGAAGGCCCTTGACAGGTTTACCGAGGAATTGCAGGATATTGCGGTAGTCGAAGTAAAGCCTAAAATGGAAGGGCGCAGCATGTTCATGATTGTCGCCCCGAAAAAATCATAGAGACTGCAGAGGAGAACAGAATGCCTAAGCTCAAGACCAACAGGGGCGCTGCCAAACGGTTCAAGAGGACCGGTTCCGGTAAGATCAAACGCAGCCATGCATTTACAAGTCATATCCTGACTTCTAAGACCCGGAAGAACAAGCGGAACCTTCGCAAGGGAGCGATTGTTGAAGCTGTAGATCACAAGAATGTCGCACGTCTGATTCCCTATCTGTAGAATACAGTGTCCGTGAACCGTGAGGAAACGTCTCCCCTTGCGGATCCGGCAAAATTCACTAAAGGAGTAGTAAATGCCAAGAGTAAAACGTGGATTCAAAGCGAGACAGCGAAGAAACAAGGTCCTGAAACTTGCAAAAGGTTACCGGGGTGCTCGTTCGAAGCTTTTCAGAAGCGCTACTGAAGCTGTTGATCGCGCCCTTAATTATGCGTTCAGAGACCGTCGAGTTAAAAAACGCGATTTCCGTTCTCTATGGATTACCCGCATAAATGCTGCCTCTCGGCAGAACGGGCTTTCCTACAGCAAGCTCATCCATGGGCTCAAATCTGCAAATGTACAGATAGACCGTAAAGTACTTGCTGATCTTGCGGTTTCGGATCCACGAGGATTCGCGGAAATCGCCGTACTTGCCAAGGCGAAGATCTAACACTCTATCTACTGGTGGACATAAGGAAATGGGCTTGGGCTCATTTCCTTTTTTTATCGGAAAAAGGTTTGATAATGAGAGAGAAACTCGAGGCGCTTCTCGAAGCTGCAGTGTCAGAAATTCAGAAGGCGACGAGCGAAGATGCCCTTCAGGAACTGCGGGTTAAATATCTCGGGAAAAAGGGAGAGCTCACCACCATCATGAAAAGTATTGGTGCGCTCTCGCCTGACGATCGTCCTGCCATGGGACAGGTCGTCAACTCTGTAAGGGACCGGCTTGAGGAGCAGCTTCAGCTTAATCTCGGCATCGTTCGGGAATCGCAGAAGGCGGCAAGGCTGCGTGAGGAGCGAATCGACATAACTTTGCCCGGGCGCCGCAGGCCTATGGGGAGCAAGCACCCGGTAACTCTCATAATCGAGGAGATATCCGAAATATTTGCAGGGCTGGGATTTCAGGTGGCGGAAGGGCCGGAAATCGAGCTTGATTATTACAACTTCGAAGCTCTGAATTTCCCTAAAGACCATCCCGCACGTGATATGCAGGATACTTTCTTTGTTGATGAAAAGCGCCTGCTTCGCACGCACACTTCTCCGGTACAGATCAGGACGATGCTGAAGCATGCTCCTCCGGTACGGATCATAGCACCGGGGACAGTTTATAGATGCGACTCTGACGCTACGCATTCTCCTATGTTTCATCAGATCGAAGGGCTCATGGTTGACAAGGGTATTACCTTCGGCGACCTCAAAGGCATCCTTACTATTTTCATAAATCAGCTTTTCGGAAGCGGGACGGGAGTGCGGCTGCGTCCCAGTTTCTTCCCTTTTACTGAGCCGAGCGCGGAAGTCGATATCGCTTGCGTGATATGTAAGGGAAAAGGGTGCCGGGTGTGCAAGAACTCGGGCTGGCTGGAAATTCTGGGAGCCGGCATGGTGGACCCCGAGGTGTTCAGGCATGTTAAGTATGATTCTGAAGCGGTGTCGGGTTTTGCATTCGGAATGGGAATCGAAAGAATAGCAATGCTCAAGTTTG from Geobacter sp. DSM 9736 includes the following:
- the thrS gene encoding threonine--tRNA ligase, yielding MSEITITLPDGSSRTLPEGATIFDAAASIGAGLAKAAIAGKVDGQLVDVAAVVPDRAKVEIITEKSPEALEIIRHSTSHLMAQAVKELFPDAKVTIGPAIETGFYYDFDVQKPFSPEDLEKIERKMAELASANLKIERQVLSKAEALELFGRMGEIYKVELIEDLPAETVSVYRQGSFVDLCRGPHLPSTSWCKAFKVTSIAGAYWRGDEKRKMLQRVYGTAFIDKKELDAYLMRLEEAKRRDHRKLGRELDLFSFSDEVGAGLVIWHPKGAMLRTVLEDFERKEHFRRGYDIVLGPQILKTELWQRSGHYENYRENMYFTEVDEQSYGVKPMNCLSHMMIYKSQLRSYRDLPLRFFELGTVHRHERAGVLHGLLRVRGFTQDDAHILCTPEQLDEEIKGVISFVNDVMGIFGFEYEMELSTRPEKSIGSDEDWERATNALLGALRDTGRPFEINEGDGAFYGPKIDIKLRDALDRRWQCATIQCDFTLPERFDLTYIDAGGEKKRPVMVHRVILGAIERFIGVLIEHYAGSFPVWLSPVQAIVLTVTDAQQPFAEEVFQQLRQLGIRVQKDFRNEKLGFKIREAQLQKIPYMLVIGNQEVESATVTPRQRDGQNLPAMKIDQFCEHIEKEVRSFH
- a CDS encoding VOC family protein codes for the protein MSTRIQKITPFLWFENQAEEAVGYYTSIFNNSRITSTTYYSAEGAEVSGRPKGTVMTVAFQLEGQDFIALNGGPYFTFNQAISFVVNCESQEELDYFWERLSEGGDPKSQQCGWLKDRYGVSWQVVPTVLGELLNGPDADRSRRVMKVMLQMTKIDIEDLMAAAQGAGVT
- the pheS gene encoding phenylalanine--tRNA ligase subunit alpha; the protein is MREKLEALLEAAVSEIQKATSEDALQELRVKYLGKKGELTTIMKSIGALSPDDRPAMGQVVNSVRDRLEEQLQLNLGIVRESQKAARLREERIDITLPGRRRPMGSKHPVTLIIEEISEIFAGLGFQVAEGPEIELDYYNFEALNFPKDHPARDMQDTFFVDEKRLLRTHTSPVQIRTMLKHAPPVRIIAPGTVYRCDSDATHSPMFHQIEGLMVDKGITFGDLKGILTIFINQLFGSGTGVRLRPSFFPFTEPSAEVDIACVICKGKGCRVCKNSGWLEILGAGMVDPEVFRHVKYDSEAVSGFAFGMGIERIAMLKFGISDMRLLFENDIRFLSQF
- a CDS encoding MarR family winged helix-turn-helix transcriptional regulator; translation: MPGLTPTPAELEVAEILDNIRRVFQVVNEQSKKVEKETGLTGPQAWAIMTIARLGPLSLTSLARRMYLHPATVGGILDRLEKRGLVARTRSEEDRRVVEITLTEEGMALVEHSPEVATSTIARGLETLPQQERAEIMHGLEKLVTILGAQGVPPRLIGAEELNVSKED
- a CDS encoding Hsp20/alpha crystallin family protein — protein: MAERRGTKDLGPRTPQMALSPFHEMERMERMFDEFFKHPFSLLTRTPWSRSFSEFEQVHAPHVDVFEEGNSVVVKAEVPGISKEEIDVTFKENVLTISGEKKKEEKVENKDYYQLERSYGSFSRSIFLPTEVKTEEASATFKDGVLEIRIPRTEESKEKVKKITIH
- the rplT gene encoding 50S ribosomal protein L20; the protein is MPRVKRGFKARQRRNKVLKLAKGYRGARSKLFRSATEAVDRALNYAFRDRRVKKRDFRSLWITRINAASRQNGLSYSKLIHGLKSANVQIDRKVLADLAVSDPRGFAEIAVLAKAKI
- a CDS encoding SulP family inorganic anion transporter, producing METRRSTPNCSSWTPKSLISLRNYTRSDLAADATAGITVGLVALPLAMAFGISSGVTPQAGIYTAVIAGFLISALGGSRTQIGGPTGAFVVVIAAIIARYSLSGLLMVTMMAGVILLILGITGLGNAVKFIPRPVVIGFTNGIAVLIASTQIKDFLGISGPGVVPSEFLHRMVWIGNNIAAVSPGTILLALLSLTVVIGVARLTKRVPGSIVALIGATTAVALFDLPVETIGSRFGGIPTGFPDIAFPEFRVDLIFPLLPSAITVALLAAIESLLSAVVADSMSGDRHNSNVELVAQGVANIAVPLFGGIPVTGAIARTATNIRSGARTPVAGMIHAFTLLLVILIAAPLAQFIPLGTLSAVLLVVAYNMGEWREVPMILKLEMKDIAVWVITFLLTVFADLTIAVEVGMTLAALLYIYQVSRTTVVAPVTPEALEEARRHIVQNHSIPHYVSMFYIQGPLLFGAAEKLNDIPTDGLTNIVILRLRHTTAVDGTGLHAIERFYERLHASGRTLILCGARRQPKRIIYTSNLPRIMGARNILPNIGSALRRAEEIHERFGGVGEEAALTLAGAPV
- a CDS encoding glycosyltransferase family 9 protein — its product is MRASQRLLKKMDRLVGKPAVALLPSPPRREIPQHPRRILVIRPGGIGDAVQLIPTLGTLLDLFPGVTIDVLAERRNAGVFALWSGVGTVYRYDTLSDLFALLGREYDVVIDTEQWHRLSAVVARSIRARVSIGFGTNERKRLFTEVVPYSQEMHETFSFLNLLRPLGLHELHEIPSKFLSVPPSAKARATDMLGCYVTKPFVVLFPGASIPERRWGAERFRAVAEALCCRGIPIAVVGGNEDRNAGTVITAGNVGLDLTGRSSLIEAAAIIEKASVLVSGDSGLLHIGAALGIPTVSLFGPGRADKWAPMGESHIVINRRLPCSPCTIFGYTPRCTRGVQCMSETGVDEVAQSVLKLVQHQSARCNERIPTKPLTP
- the rpmI gene encoding 50S ribosomal protein L35, with translation MPKLKTNRGAAKRFKRTGSGKIKRSHAFTSHILTSKTRKNKRNLRKGAIVEAVDHKNVARLIPYL
- the infC gene encoding translation initiation factor IF-3, translating into MAKPTVNINQAIRAREVRVIGADSEQLGILPIGEALSLAESQQLDLVEVSPTAVPPVCRIMDFGKYKYQQSKKLQEAKKKQVQVQLKEVKLRPKTDEHDLQFKIKHVRRFLEEGNKAKITLVFRGREITHMNLGQKALDRFTEELQDIAVVEVKPKMEGRSMFMIVAPKKS